In one Synergistaceae bacterium genomic region, the following are encoded:
- a CDS encoding site-specific integrase produces the protein MRRIDAYPYDVVRCAMKLSALVFCRPGEVRAAEWKEMDWEKAQWVIPEEKMKMKLLHLVPLAQQSLELLKELRALTGHQKWLFPSTRNDGRCMSENTVRVALRSMGYGNADMTAHGFRGMASSVLNENSFNADWIERQLSHVDKNAVREAYNHAKYLPQRREMMQWYADWLDNVKGSQAV, from the coding sequence ATGCGCCGAATCGACGCCTATCCTTACGATGTCGTTCGGTGTGCAATGAAGCTCTCGGCTCTGGTTTTCTGCCGCCCCGGTGAAGTTCGCGCGGCGGAGTGGAAAGAGATGGATTGGGAGAAAGCACAATGGGTCATCCCCGAAGAAAAAATGAAGATGAAGCTCCTGCACCTTGTCCCCTTGGCCCAGCAATCGCTAGAGCTCTTGAAGGAACTTCGGGCCCTTACAGGACATCAAAAATGGCTTTTTCCCTCCACGCGTAATGACGGGCGCTGCATGTCTGAGAACACTGTTCGCGTCGCTCTCCGCTCTATGGGATACGGAAACGCTGACATGACCGCTCACGGCTTTCGAGGCATGGCCTCGTCTGTTCTCAACGAAAACAGCTTTAACGCGGATTGGATTGAACGACAACTTTCCCATGTAGATAAAAACGCTGTGCGGGAGGCTTACAACCACGCGAAGTACCTCCCACAGCGCCGCGAAATGATGCAGTGGTACGCGGACTGGCTGGATAACGTGAAGGGGTCCCAAGCTGTATAA